Proteins from one Pseudarthrobacter sp. BIM B-2242 genomic window:
- a CDS encoding helix-turn-helix transcriptional regulator: MWEERAERARREIAALAAGGMGLAELYASALAVVQREVPFEQGCWAGVDPDSLVMTSITNWRDWGVTAEYAARFAATEYAGQEPNRFAELSLRPQTVARISDAPHRDVAGSVRINDILKPLGLEHELRAAFRVDEACWGVGSIFRGPGRDFSDREVEFLGAVTATLAAASRIAVRAEHAGRRAPGGPVIVIAGLHGELRAATAAAAAWLADVEDAAPGRFTMTLYSVVARAHASASGTARARMRDARNNWVVLQASRLITGDDPEQMVVTVEPATTLDLATLLLAAYGVTAREQEVCLEVLSGSPTVEIARHLFISPHTVHDHLKSLFGKVGVGSRGELVAKLVA; the protein is encoded by the coding sequence ATGTGGGAAGAACGCGCTGAGCGTGCCCGGCGGGAGATCGCCGCCCTGGCCGCCGGCGGCATGGGCCTGGCCGAGCTGTATGCCTCGGCGCTCGCCGTTGTGCAGCGGGAGGTCCCGTTCGAGCAAGGGTGCTGGGCCGGCGTCGACCCTGACTCCTTGGTGATGACGTCCATTACCAACTGGCGGGACTGGGGCGTCACCGCGGAGTATGCGGCGCGGTTCGCCGCGACGGAGTACGCCGGGCAGGAACCCAACAGGTTCGCGGAGCTGTCCCTGCGCCCACAGACCGTGGCCCGGATTTCAGATGCCCCGCACCGGGATGTGGCCGGCAGCGTCCGGATCAACGACATCCTGAAGCCGCTCGGCCTGGAACACGAACTGCGGGCCGCGTTTCGCGTGGACGAGGCGTGCTGGGGAGTGGGGAGCATCTTCCGGGGACCGGGGCGGGATTTCTCGGACCGCGAGGTGGAATTCCTGGGGGCGGTGACGGCTACATTGGCGGCCGCCAGCCGGATCGCGGTGCGGGCGGAGCACGCCGGGCGGCGGGCCCCGGGCGGGCCGGTGATCGTGATTGCCGGACTGCACGGCGAACTGCGGGCGGCTACTGCGGCAGCAGCCGCCTGGCTGGCAGACGTGGAGGACGCTGCCCCGGGCCGTTTCACCATGACGCTGTACTCCGTCGTGGCACGTGCCCATGCCTCCGCTTCAGGCACGGCGCGGGCAAGAATGCGCGACGCCCGCAATAACTGGGTGGTGCTGCAGGCAAGCCGCCTTATCACCGGTGACGATCCGGAACAGATGGTGGTCACCGTGGAACCTGCCACCACTCTGGACCTGGCCACCCTGCTGCTGGCGGCCTACGGGGTCACCGCCCGTGAGCAGGAGGTCTGCCTGGAGGTCCTGTCGGGGAGTCCAACTGTGGAGATCGCCCGGCACTTGTTCATTTCCCCGCATACGGTGCACGACCACCTGAAATCACTCTTCGGGAAGGTGGGCGTCGGCAGCCGCGGCGAGCTGGTGGCCAAACTGGTGGCGTGA
- a CDS encoding DUF664 domain-containing protein, producing MESKELLLDAFGRIRETVETTLEGLDDGSLVRRPAGKGNSVAWLIWHLGRVEDAQVASAAELEQVWTSLDFVARFGLPLSARDTGYGHSSEQVDAVHAPADLLLEYYDAVHRQTVGFVTPLTDEDLDRVIDKRWDPPVTLGVRLVSTIADCLQHVGQAAYARGLKA from the coding sequence ATGGAATCCAAAGAGCTGTTGCTGGACGCGTTCGGCCGGATCCGGGAAACCGTGGAGACCACGCTGGAAGGGCTCGACGACGGGTCCCTGGTCCGGCGTCCGGCCGGAAAGGGGAACTCGGTTGCGTGGCTGATTTGGCACCTCGGCCGGGTGGAAGATGCCCAGGTAGCATCCGCAGCCGAACTGGAGCAGGTCTGGACTTCACTGGACTTCGTGGCACGGTTCGGCCTGCCACTGAGTGCCCGTGACACAGGGTACGGCCATTCGTCGGAGCAGGTGGACGCCGTGCACGCCCCGGCGGACCTGCTGCTCGAGTACTACGATGCCGTGCACCGCCAGACGGTGGGTTTTGTAACGCCCCTTACTGATGAGGACCTGGACCGGGTGATTGACAAGCGCTGGGACCCGCCCGTCACACTTGGCGTGCGGCTGGTCAGCACCATCGCGGACTGTCTCCAGCATGTGGGGCAGGCTGCCTATGCACGGGGGCTGAAAGCTTAG
- a CDS encoding 2-hydroxyacid dehydrogenase: MSGVATERKLRVSLPSQELKDAVEPPAGVEIFLWDLTGEAPADRFDLLVPPYMGKPDALTALAAVDVGLVQSQSIGYDGVAAVLPAGCRFANAAGVHETSTAELAVGMMIASQRGIADFVRNAATGTWDNAQRPSLADRRVLLVGYGGVGKAIEARLLPFETEVTRLASRGREDDRGRIYGIDALYGQLPLHDIVVVSVPLGEQTRHLVDGKFLAAMPDGALLVNVARGPVADTDALLRETSTGRLRAALDVTDPEPLPRDHPLWTVPGVLITPHVGGASTAMLPRMARLIRKQIGLLLAGDKPVNVVLDGDAGR, encoded by the coding sequence ATGTCCGGTGTGGCCACGGAACGGAAACTACGGGTGAGTCTGCCCAGCCAGGAGCTGAAGGATGCGGTGGAGCCGCCTGCCGGCGTCGAGATCTTCCTGTGGGACCTCACCGGCGAGGCGCCCGCGGACCGGTTCGACCTGCTGGTGCCGCCCTACATGGGCAAACCGGACGCGCTGACCGCGCTCGCCGCCGTCGACGTCGGGCTGGTGCAGAGCCAATCCATTGGGTACGACGGCGTTGCTGCGGTCCTGCCCGCGGGCTGCCGTTTCGCCAATGCGGCGGGAGTCCATGAAACGTCGACGGCGGAACTTGCGGTGGGAATGATGATCGCCAGTCAGCGCGGCATCGCAGACTTCGTGCGGAATGCTGCCACCGGCACCTGGGACAACGCGCAGCGCCCCAGCCTCGCGGACCGGCGTGTGCTCCTGGTGGGCTACGGGGGAGTGGGGAAGGCGATCGAGGCCAGGCTGCTGCCGTTCGAAACAGAGGTGACCCGGCTCGCCAGCCGTGGCCGGGAGGACGATCGCGGCAGGATTTACGGGATTGACGCCCTGTACGGGCAGTTGCCGCTGCATGACATCGTGGTGGTAAGCGTGCCCTTGGGCGAGCAGACCAGGCACCTCGTGGACGGCAAGTTCCTGGCCGCGATGCCGGACGGCGCGCTGCTGGTGAACGTGGCCCGCGGTCCCGTGGCAGACACGGATGCCCTGCTCCGCGAGACCTCAACCGGAAGGCTCCGGGCCGCCCTGGACGTGACCGATCCGGAGCCGCTGCCGCGGGACCACCCGCTGTGGACTGTGCCCGGCGTCCTGATCACGCCGCATGTGGGCGGCGCGAGCACTGCCATGCTGCCGCGGATGGCGCGCCTGATACGGAAGCAGATCGGACTGCTGCTGGCCGGCGACAAGCCGGTGAATGTGGTGCTGGACGGGGATGCCGGGCGCTAG
- a CDS encoding GAF and ANTAR domain-containing protein, with protein MASSTGDTKDAVAQEPAVETSLAGRLSDLARELQEEEDTDALLADIVDAALALIPHVTSASISLVRGRRTVHSQAASGELPRIIDELQSALGEGPCIDAAYAERIVRVPDMQREVRWPRFAKAAADAGARSMLCFQLFVKGDNLGALNLYGEDVDVFDEESEQAGLLVASHGAVAFSDAQEISQLNQALDTRDVIGQAKGILMERFKITSQQAFQVLTRASSETNTKLRDVADHLTGSGEIPVRNRRRA; from the coding sequence ATGGCCTCCAGTACCGGGGACACCAAGGACGCTGTTGCGCAGGAACCGGCGGTGGAAACCAGCCTCGCCGGGCGGCTCAGCGATCTTGCCAGGGAGCTTCAGGAGGAAGAAGATACCGATGCACTCCTTGCTGACATCGTTGACGCTGCCTTGGCCCTGATACCGCACGTTACCTCAGCCTCTATCAGCCTTGTCAGGGGTAGAAGAACCGTTCACTCGCAAGCAGCCTCTGGCGAACTCCCCAGGATCATCGATGAGCTGCAAAGCGCCCTTGGCGAGGGCCCCTGCATCGACGCCGCCTATGCGGAACGGATTGTCCGGGTCCCTGACATGCAGCGGGAGGTACGCTGGCCCCGCTTCGCAAAGGCGGCAGCCGATGCCGGTGCCCGCAGCATGCTCTGCTTCCAGCTCTTCGTCAAAGGCGATAATTTGGGCGCCCTCAACCTCTACGGGGAAGACGTGGACGTCTTTGACGAGGAATCAGAACAGGCCGGCCTACTGGTCGCGTCCCACGGAGCGGTCGCTTTCTCCGATGCGCAGGAAATCAGCCAGCTCAACCAGGCCCTGGACACGCGTGACGTCATAGGCCAGGCCAAAGGAATCCTGATGGAAAGGTTCAAAATAACCTCCCAGCAGGCCTTCCAGGTGCTGACCCGGGCCAGCTCTGAGACCAACACCAAACTCCGGGACGTAGCCGACCACCTCACCGGCAGCGGCGAGATTCCTGTCCGCAACCGCAGGCGGGCGTGA
- a CDS encoding VOC family protein, producing MLKDRTIMAVLPAKDINRAKDFYRDKLGLEPSETVEDSLVYLGGNGTGFLIYQTENAGTAKNTQMGWDTDDIDREMEELRGRGVVFEEYDMPGLKTENGVATNEWGKGAWFLDSEGNILNLSQRA from the coding sequence ATGCTCAAGGATCGAACCATCATGGCTGTCCTTCCCGCAAAGGACATCAACAGGGCGAAGGATTTCTACCGGGACAAGCTGGGACTGGAACCTTCCGAGACGGTGGAGGACAGCCTGGTTTACCTGGGTGGCAACGGAACGGGCTTCCTGATTTACCAGACGGAGAATGCCGGAACGGCCAAGAATACCCAGATGGGTTGGGACACAGACGACATTGATCGCGAGATGGAGGAGCTGCGTGGCCGCGGCGTCGTGTTCGAAGAGTACGACATGCCTGGCTTGAAGACAGAAAACGGCGTCGCCACCAACGAATGGGGGAAGGGTGCCTGGTTCCTGGACAGCGAGGGAAACATTCTTAACCTCTCCCAGCGGGCTTAG
- a CDS encoding alpha/beta fold hydrolase encodes MADQPEAVLHDGSTIAVTVGGDGPAILLPVSPATHTAAEAETLRQWGADPDLGPNLMTGLAPTNRVIVADYESHRMANPAPATLTPDNIAADFLAIADSAGAENFAYYGYSWLALSGLQLALRTDRLKALAMGGFPPVEGPYRSMLAVTRAAHAFSVKAAEESTGPLPEPEPGDWDSVSVRTTEAQTRQFVTLYEALQDFDDGAAVLAPGRRRADKHLRHRLPPSVPCLAFAGAEDHIDYKPVWGGVRVAIGEPLARHQGALMEAGWDVRILPGLDHMGAMHSAVVLPLLTDWLQKSGWTK; translated from the coding sequence ATGGCTGATCAACCCGAGGCCGTCCTTCACGACGGTTCCACTATCGCCGTCACCGTCGGGGGCGACGGCCCCGCCATCCTCCTGCCGGTCAGCCCGGCGACCCACACGGCGGCGGAAGCGGAGACGCTGCGCCAGTGGGGAGCGGACCCTGACCTGGGGCCAAACCTCATGACCGGGCTGGCGCCGACAAACCGCGTCATTGTGGCCGACTATGAGTCCCACCGGATGGCCAACCCGGCGCCGGCAACACTAACGCCGGATAACATCGCCGCAGATTTCCTGGCCATTGCCGATTCCGCCGGCGCTGAAAACTTTGCCTACTACGGCTATTCGTGGCTCGCGCTCAGCGGCCTGCAGCTGGCACTCCGTACGGACCGGCTCAAGGCGCTGGCCATGGGCGGCTTCCCGCCGGTCGAGGGTCCATACCGGAGTATGCTGGCAGTCACCCGGGCAGCGCACGCTTTCTCCGTGAAGGCCGCCGAGGAATCAACCGGACCGCTGCCGGAACCGGAGCCCGGTGACTGGGACTCGGTGTCCGTCCGGACAACCGAGGCACAGACCCGGCAGTTCGTCACGCTGTACGAGGCGCTGCAGGACTTCGACGACGGTGCGGCGGTGCTGGCGCCTGGCCGGCGCCGGGCTGACAAGCATCTACGGCACAGGCTCCCGCCATCAGTCCCGTGCCTCGCGTTCGCCGGGGCGGAGGACCATATCGACTACAAGCCCGTGTGGGGCGGCGTGCGGGTGGCCATCGGGGAGCCGCTGGCAAGGCACCAGGGTGCACTGATGGAGGCGGGCTGGGATGTTCGGATCCTGCCGGGACTTGACCACATGGGCGCCATGCACAGCGCTGTGGTGCTGCCCCTCCTGACCGACTGGCTGCAAAAGTCCGGGTGGACGAAATAG
- a CDS encoding iron chaperone — protein sequence MGSVDDSLAGLPEPERGCLQHVGDIARAVVPEATEGMSYGMPALKYEGKPLLGVVMAAKHLSVFPFSPAVIDAVAARLEGYSLSKGTIRFTAEHPLPDDVVEDIVRLRRAEILNK from the coding sequence ATGGGTTCCGTAGACGATTCCTTGGCCGGCCTGCCGGAGCCTGAACGCGGCTGCCTGCAGCACGTCGGCGATATAGCCCGGGCCGTGGTGCCCGAAGCGACGGAAGGCATGAGTTACGGCATGCCAGCCTTGAAGTATGAGGGGAAACCGCTTCTCGGAGTGGTCATGGCCGCCAAACACCTCTCCGTTTTCCCGTTTTCGCCGGCGGTGATTGACGCCGTCGCCGCCCGCCTTGAGGGATACTCGCTGTCCAAAGGGACCATCCGCTTCACCGCGGAGCATCCTCTTCCTGACGACGTCGTGGAGGATATCGTCCGCCTCCGCCGTGCTGAGATCCTTAATAAGTAG
- a CDS encoding DUF1304 family protein produces the protein MNAVSQISAVIAALIYIVVFPLESFLMHRPGPQKFLSTPPQNVPAVMMWAIPTGFRNLAIGLGVLAGVVAVNLGYLVVGYTLVIYCCANMVLTAPAMFLADMQGHYPRKGDSIPGTLGATVPALITLIALPF, from the coding sequence ATGAACGCCGTATCCCAGATTTCCGCGGTCATCGCGGCACTGATCTACATCGTGGTGTTCCCGCTGGAGAGCTTCCTGATGCACCGGCCGGGCCCGCAAAAATTCCTCAGCACACCGCCCCAGAATGTTCCCGCCGTGATGATGTGGGCCATCCCCACCGGGTTCCGCAACCTGGCGATCGGCCTGGGAGTCCTGGCCGGGGTGGTGGCCGTGAACCTGGGCTACCTCGTGGTGGGCTACACCCTGGTGATCTACTGCTGCGCGAACATGGTGCTCACCGCCCCGGCCATGTTCCTGGCGGACATGCAGGGCCACTACCCCAGGAAGGGCGACAGTATCCCGGGCACGCTGGGCGCCACCGTGCCGGCCCTGATCACACTGATCGCGCTGCCGTTTTAA
- the fdhA gene encoding formaldehyde dehydrogenase, glutathione-independent yields the protein MTGNKAVAYKEPGKVELIDIDYPSFELKDGPGVNPANVGRAVNHGVILKTVATNICGSDQHMVRGRTTAPANLVLGHEITGEVVEVGRDVEFIKVGDLCSVPFNIACGRCRNCKERKTGICLNVNPDRPGSAYGYVDMGGWVGGQANYVLVPYADWNLLKFPDKDRAMEKIMDLAMLSDIFPTGFHGAVTAGVGVGSTVYVAGAGPVGLAAATSAHLLGAAVVIVGDLNEDRLARARSFGCETVDLTKGGPAEQIEQILGVPEVDCGVDAVGFEARGHGHGRDAEEAPATVLNSLMEITAAGGALGIPGLYVTGDPGGIDEAAKKGALSLSLGTGWAKSLSFTTGQCPVMKYNRQLMMAILNDRVNIAKNVNAKAITLEEAPQGYAEFDAGAATKYVLNPNGYLS from the coding sequence ATGACAGGGAACAAAGCCGTTGCCTACAAGGAACCCGGCAAAGTCGAACTGATCGACATCGATTATCCGAGCTTCGAACTCAAGGACGGGCCGGGCGTAAACCCGGCGAACGTGGGACGGGCGGTCAATCATGGAGTCATCCTGAAGACCGTGGCCACCAACATCTGCGGATCGGACCAGCACATGGTGCGCGGGCGCACCACCGCTCCGGCCAACCTGGTGCTGGGTCATGAAATTACCGGCGAAGTGGTGGAGGTGGGCCGCGACGTCGAATTCATCAAAGTCGGGGACCTCTGTTCAGTGCCGTTCAATATCGCTTGCGGCCGGTGCCGCAACTGCAAGGAACGCAAAACCGGCATCTGCCTGAACGTCAACCCGGACCGCCCGGGCAGCGCCTACGGGTATGTGGACATGGGCGGCTGGGTGGGTGGCCAGGCGAACTACGTGCTGGTGCCCTACGCCGACTGGAACCTGCTGAAGTTCCCGGACAAGGACCGGGCCATGGAGAAAATCATGGACCTCGCCATGCTGTCGGACATCTTCCCCACCGGGTTCCATGGCGCCGTGACCGCAGGGGTGGGCGTCGGATCCACCGTGTACGTGGCAGGCGCCGGTCCTGTGGGACTCGCAGCGGCCACCAGCGCGCACCTGCTCGGTGCCGCCGTCGTGATTGTGGGTGACCTCAACGAGGACCGGCTGGCGCGGGCTCGCAGTTTTGGCTGCGAAACGGTGGATCTCACCAAGGGCGGCCCGGCGGAGCAGATCGAACAGATCCTCGGCGTGCCTGAGGTGGACTGCGGCGTGGATGCGGTGGGCTTCGAAGCGCGCGGGCACGGGCACGGAAGGGACGCCGAGGAAGCACCTGCCACGGTGCTTAACTCGCTGATGGAAATCACCGCGGCCGGCGGCGCGCTCGGCATCCCGGGCCTCTACGTGACCGGCGATCCCGGCGGCATTGACGAGGCCGCCAAGAAGGGCGCCCTGAGCCTCAGCCTGGGTACCGGCTGGGCGAAGTCGCTGAGCTTCACCACCGGCCAGTGCCCGGTGATGAAGTACAACCGGCAGCTGATGATGGCCATCCTGAACGACAGGGTGAACATCGCCAAGAACGTGAACGCCAAGGCAATCACCCTTGAGGAGGCACCGCAGGGCTACGCGGAGTTCGACGCCGGGGCGGCCACCAAGTACGTCCTCAACCCGAACGGCTACCTCAGCTAA